The DNA region CGCCCTGGTCGCCGTGCCGCGAGAGGGCGACGGGTGCCTGGTGCGGACCCGCAACGGCACCTCACTCCGAGCAGGTTGGGAGTCGACACCCGGCTGGGCGACGGCTTCGCTCACCGCGTCCGCGGTGTACGCCTGCCTGCTCCAGCACGGAGGCGACTGGGCGGGCGAGGCACTGGTACGGCTCACACCGGACGGTGAACCCGCGCGCCTGCGGGTGCGGCGGCCGGGTGCGGATCCCGGGCCGTTCGGCGGCTGAGGGCCGCGCGGGCCGCGCGGCGGCACACGGGCACGCGCGCGGTGCGGCGGCCATGGTCACGCGGGCCGCCTGGCGCCTGACCGTCCCGCGTGCGGTCCCGCAGCCGTCGGCCACCGCCGCGGCGCGGCGGCCGACAAGTCCCGCGGCCACGGTCAGACGGGCCCGTACGACGGCTCACCATCCCGCGCCCGGCCCGGCGGCCGACGGTCACGAGTCGGCCCCCTCCCCCAATCGCTCCCGCGCCCCCGCGGCCCCCACACTCCCCAGCCTCCGGTAGGTGTCGAGCGCCGCCCGCCAGTCCTCCCGGGCTCGCCCCTGGGCGCCGCGCGCCGCCCACGCGTCGCCGCGGGTGAGGCGGGCGTCGGCCTCCTCCTTGGGGGCGCCGCGCTCCTGGAGAAGGGTGATCGCCTCGTCCAGCGGGGCGACGGCTTCGTCCGCGCGGTCGGCGGCCAGCCGGGCCTGGGCGTAACGGGTCAGCGCGCGGGCCTCGTTGTAGCGGTCGGGCACGGGCAGCTCGGCGAAGAGCCGGCGTGCGCCGAGCAGGGCCGCGGCGGCCTCCTCGTGGAGGTGGGCGGCGCTCGCCGCGCGCCCCATGTGGTACTGGAGCAGGGCCCGGCCGCGCGGGTGGGCGAGGTCGCCGAGCGCGCGCAGCGCCTGCCGGAAGCAGTCCAGGGCGTCCTGCGGGCGGCCCTGTTCCACGGCGACCTGGCCGAGGCCTTCGAGCGCTGAGGACTCGGTGCGGACGTGCCCGGCTGCGCGCGCTCGGCGCAGGGCGAGCCCGTAGTGGTGACCGGCTCGCTCGACGCTCTCCGCGCCGCCCTGGTCGAAGAGCGCGAACGCCAGCTCGTAGTGACAGCGGGCCAGGACGAGGGCCGCGTCGTCCGGCACGGCGGCATCCCCGGCGGCCGGGCCCGCACTCACGCCCGCACCATCCCCAGCCCCATCTCCCGCACCGGCCTGCGGGCCCGCCCCGTCCCCCACACCCGCGCCCGCGATCCGCTCCGCCGCCCTCACGGCCCGCTCCGCCACCTCCACCCACAGCGTGTGGTGCTTGCGGCGGAAGAAGAAGCCGCGCAGGGCCTCCGCGAGGTCGCAGACGGTGCGGTCGTGGCCGCGGGCGTACTCGAGGCCGGTGAGGGCCGCGGCGTTCTCGCGGTCCGGTTCCAGGGCGTCCAGGGCCTCGGTCTCGTCGGCGAACACGCCTTCCAGGAAGGCGGGTCGGCGAAAGATCTCGGCGCGGCGCCAGCGGCCCGACACCAGGTGCTCGGCCGCCGCGGCCCGCCGCAGGTACCAGCCGGTGATGCGGGCCGCCACCGCGGCGGCCTCGTCGGTGTCCGTGCGGGCGAGGGCGCCCGCGTACTCGTGGAGGAGGCCGTTCATGCGGCAGCGGCCGGGGGCGGGGCGTTCGAGGAGGTTGCCGTTGAGGAGGGTGCGCCGCGCCCGCGCGCCCGCGTCGGGGCCACCCGCCAGCTCGTCGACGAGGGCGTCGGCGAACTCGGGCGTCGGGTTCAGGCCGAGGCCGCGGAAGACGGCGGCGCTCGCGGGATCGAGGGCCGCGTAGGAGTCCTCGAAGACGGACCGCAGGGAGTACGTGTGCGGGTCGTCGGGCACGGTCAGCGCCTCCTGGAAGGTGGGCAGGGCCAGGAGTCGGCGGACGAACTCCTCGACGCCGCCCTCCAGCGGGTCCGCGGCGCGCGCCCCGGCGAGCCGGGCGGCGGCGGGCAGGCCCGCGAAGGCGGGGATGACGGACCGGAGCAACTCCTTTCCCTGAGTCGTGAGTTCGGCGGTCACGGCGCGGCCCGCCGTGTCCAGGAACAGCTCCTGGCAGGACGCGTCGTCGAGCCCCGCGAGGCGCACGTACACCGGTTCGGACCCCGGCAGGACGGTGCGCAGGCCGTTGAGCAGCAGGCGGCTGGTGAGGACGACCATGCTCCCGGGGTGCCCGGGGAGCAGCGGCGGGACCTGACCGGCCGTCACGACGTCGTCGAGCAGCACCAGGCAGGGTTCGTGCGCGGTGAGGTGGCGGTAGTACGCGGCGAGCGGCGCGGGCTCCGCGGGCATCTCGGCGCGCGGGGTGCCGAGCGCGGCGACGAACGACTCCAGGACGGAACGGGTGTCGGCGGGGTCCAGGGCGCCGCGCGGGCTCATGTCGGCGTAGAGGACACCGCCGGGGAAGTCCCCGCGCCGCAGCGCCGACCAGTGCAGGACGGCGCCGCTCTTGCCGATGCCGGGCGGCCCCGTCACCACGACGACCTCGGCGGCGGCGCGGTCGGCCCCGGCGTCGGCGAGGCGGTCGAGGGCGGCGCGCACCGGCAGCCGGTCCACGAGCCGTCCGGGTGCCGCGGGCGCCATGAACGGAACGCGCGGGGCGCGAACTTGACCGCTCACGCAGCCTCGGACCGTGACGTGCTCCGCCTGGATGACGTCACGGAAGGTCCCGCCCGAGATGTTGTTGGCCACCGAATCCACGCGGGCAGTCTTCCAGGGCACGGCGCCTGACGGAACGCCACCTCGCTTTCCCCGGGCGGTCCGTCCGACCGGCGCGTCCCGGTGGCGCCCGCCCCGAAGCGCCTCAGGGGTGCCCGTCGCCGCTGTGGATCCGCCGGTACTCCTCCGCCGTGGCCTTCGGCACCTGGGCGCCGGGGCCGTACATCGCCCGGGAGAGCCGTGTCCGCAGCCGCTCCGAGCGGGGCACCTTGCGGGCCACGCCGTTCGCGTCGACCAGGGGCTCCACCTCGTGGGGCCGGGGCTGTTCGTGCGCGGTGAGCCGGTACCGCTCGGCCTGGCTGAGGGGCTCGTGGACCTCCACGTACTCGCCGTGCGGGAGGCGTTTGATGCGGCCGCTCTCGCGTCCGTGCAGGACCTTGTCGCGGTCGCGGCGCTGCAGCCCCAGACAGATCCGGTGGGTGACGACGAAGGCGAGCGGCGGGGCGACGAAGAAGGCGACGCGCACGAACCAGGTGATGGCGTTGATGGAGAGGTGGAAGTGCGTGGCCCACAGGTCGTTGCCGCCGCCGACCATCAGCACGCCGTACAGCGTCAGCCAGGCCACGCCGAGGCCCGTGCGGACGGGGGCGTTGCGCGGGCGCTCGGCGATGTGGTGCTCGCGTCTGTCCTTGGTGATCCAGGCCTCGATGAACGGATACGCCCCGATCGCCGCCATGATGAGCGGGAACAGCGCGAAGGGAATGAAGACGCCCAGTTGCAGGGTGTGGCCCCAGGCGTTGATCTCCCAGCCGGGCATCACCCGGATCAGCCCTTCGGAGAAGCCGAGGTACCAGTCGGGCTGGGCGCCGGTGCCGACGAGGTCGGGCCGGTAGGGTCCGAGGGCCCATACGGGGTTGATGGTGGCGATGGCGCCCATCAGCGCGAGGACGCCGAAGACGAGGAAGAAGAAGCCGCCCGCCTTGGCGACGTAGACGGGCAGGAAGGGCGCGCCGACCACGTTCTTCTCGGTCCGCCCCGGCCCGGCGAACTGGGTGTGCTTGTGGTAGAAGACCAGGATCAGATGGGCGACGACCAGGCCCAGCATGATGCCGGGAAGCAGCAGGACGTGCACGGCGAAGAGTCTCGGGATGATGTCGTGTCCCGGGAACTCCCCTCCGAAGAGGAAGAAGGAGAGGTACGTGCCGACGACCGGGATCGACAGGATGGCGCCCTGCGCGAAGCGGATGCCGGTGCCCGACAGCAGGTCGTCGGGGAGCGAGTAGCCGGTCAGGCCGGTGATGAGGCCGAGCATCAACAGGGTCCAGCCGAACACCCAGTTGATCTCGCGCGGCTTGCGGTACGCGCCGGTGAAGAACACCCGCATCATGTGCACGAGCATCCCGGCGACGAACACGAGGGCCGCCCAGTGGTGGATCTGCCGGATGAGCAGTCCGCCGCGCACCTCCATGCTGATGTCGACGGTCGACTCGAAGGCGCGGGTCATCAGCACGCCCTTGAGCGGTTCGTAACTGCCGTTGTACTCGACCTCGATGCCGCTCGGCTCGAAGAACAGGGTGAGCCAGACGCCGGTGAGGATCAGGATCAGGAAGCTGTAGAGACAGATCTCGCCGAACATGAAGGACCAGTGGTCCGGGAACACCTTGCGCATCTGGGTCCTGGCGAGGGTGTGCACGCCGAGGCGGCCGTCCGCCCAGTCGGCGACGCGTTCACCCTTGCCGGGACCGGCGTCCCGTTTGCCGGGGCCGGTGCTGCGGGCACGTTCGCTCATGCGGCTCCCCCCTCGGGCGGCTATCCAGGGTAGGTGTGCCGCGCGCTCACGCAACAGGGCCGTGCGGCGCCCCGGGACGAGCCCGCTGTCGACCCCCGGGCCTCACCATTCGGCGAACGATCCGTCCGGGTGCCGCCACACGGGGTTGCGCCAGGCGTGCCCGCTCCGGTCGGCCGCCCGCACCGCCGCCTCGTCGACCGTGACGCCGAGCCCGGGCAGGTCCGTGCGGTGGGCGTGCCCGTCGGTGAAGCGGAACGGCTCGGTGTCCACGACGTACGACAGGAGGTCGGCGCTCTTGTTGTAGTGGATGCCGCGGCTCTGCTCCTGGATGAGGAAGTTCGGGGTGGTGAAGGCCAGTTGGAGGCTCGCGGCGAGCGCGATCGGACCGAGCGGGCAGTGCGGGGCGAGCAGCGCGCCGTGGGTCTCCGCGAGGGCGGCGATGCGCTGGACCTCGGTGATGCCGCCCGCGTGCGACAGGTCGGGCTGGGCGACGGCGATGCCCGCGGTGAGGGCGGGCAGGAACTCGGCGCGGCTGTAGAGGCGTTCGCCGGTGGCGACGGGGACGGGGCTGGCAGCGACCAGGGCGGGCAGCAGGTGGCTCTGGTCGGGCAGGAGCGGCTCCTCCGCGAACAGCGGGTGCAGCGGGGCGAGTTCGGCGAGGGCGCGGCGGGCGCTCGCGGGGGTGAAGCGGCCGTGGAAGTCGACGGCCACGTCCCGATCGGGCCCGAGGGCCTCGCGGGCGACGGCGACGCGGTCGACGACGGCGGCGGTCTCGGCGGGCGTGGTGAGCGGCGAGGTCGCTCCGGCCGCGTTCATCTTCACGGCGGTGAAGCCCGCCTCGACCTGCTCGGCGATGTGCTCGGCGAGCACGGCGGGCTCGTCGCCGCCGACCCACGCGTACACCCGCGCCCGGTCCCGCACGGGCCCGCCGAGCAGGGCGTGCACGGGGGCGCCGTACGTCTTGCCCGCGATGTCCCACAGGGCCTGGTCGATGCCCGCGACGGCGCTGGAGAGGACGGGGCCGCCGCGGTAGAAGCCGCCTTTGGTGAGCACTTGCCAGTGGTCCTGGATCCGCAGCGGGTCCTTGCCGATCAGGTACTCGGCGAGTACGTCCACGGCGGCGCGCACCACCTCGGCGCGGCCCTCGACGACGGGTTCGCCCCAGCCGATCACGCCGTCGTCGGTCTGCACCCGGCAGAACAGCCAGCGGGGCGGGACGAGGAAGGTCTCCACGCGGTCGATCTTCATGGTGTGTCGGTCTCTCCTCGCTCGGTGCGGCGGGCGGTGGCGGACGCGGGGGGCGCCGAGGGCGGGATCGGGCGGGTCCGGCGCGTGGCGGACCGCTCAGGCGGAGTCCTTGACCACGCTCCAGCCGCCGTCCACGGTCAGGCTCGTCCCGGTGACGTACGACGCCTCGTCGGCGGCGAGGAACGCGATGGCCGCCGCGACCTCTCCCGGTGCGCCGAACCGCCCGGCCGCCGTCCCCTCGACGCTGCGCGCCCGGTCCGCCTCGCCCACGTCCCCCCACGCGGGCGTGAGGATCGGCCCCGGGACGACGGCGTTGACCCGCACCTCGGGGCCGTAGTCGACGGCGAGCTGTCCGCACAGGGAGAGCAGGGCGCCTTTGCTCGCCGCGTAGGCGGGGCGGCCCGGGATGCCGGTGTGGGCGTGCACCGAGGAGGTGAGGACGACGGCGCCGCGGTGGGCGCGCAGGTCGGGCAGGACGGCCTTGAAGCCGAGGAACGCGCCGGTGAGGTTCACCGCGAGCTGGTGCTCCCAGGAGGCCCGGGTCATGGCGTGGGCCGGGGCGACCTCGCAGGCGTAAGCGTTGCTGGAGAGGACGCCGACGGGGCCGAAGCCGTGCGCGGCCGCGACGACCTGCTCCCAGTCGCCGGCCTCGGCGACGTCCGCGCGGACGAACACCGCGCTGCCGCCCTTGGCCCGGATGCCCTCCGCGACCGGCTCACCCCGGCCCGCGTCCACGTCGCAGACGACGACGGCCGCGCCCTCGGCGGCGAGGCGCACGGCCGTGGCGGCGCCGATGCCGGAGGCGCCGCCGGTGACCACGGCGACCCTGCCGGTGAAGCGGGCGCCGGACGGGGCGGCGGGGCGCTCCGCGTGTGCGCTTGGGTTCACGGGCTGCGTCCCCTCGTGCGGGTGGGCGGCGCGACCGCTCCCCGGGGCCGTGCCACACGTCCGTACCGCGCGGACGGCCCGCCGGGGAGCGGCGACCGCTGATGGCATGCGCCATCCACTGTATGTCCGGTCCTGCGTCCGGACACCTGCCGACTCCGCCGTCAACGCACGCGCCTCCGCGCGCGTACGTACCCCCATGAACGTGAGTGACCGCGTGAACCTTCGTATCGGACCGCATCAAGCCGCTCCCCTGTCGCATCCCTCGGTCTGGGCACTCGGTCCGCAGTGGGCTCAGACTCGGCGAGGGACGCCGACAGCCCCCTGACGCACACGACGCGGATCGCCGGAGGCGACGGGTGGTGCGGGGAGGGTGGGGAGAGGGGCGCGGTCAGCTCCCGGCGGGGCGCGGTGCGGGCAGGATCTGGCGCAGCCGCGGCGAGGGGTGGCGCTCGCGCTGCCACTCGCGCGGATAGCCGACGGAGACCTCCACGTGCGGAACGCCCTCGTGCCAGATGGTGCGCGGGATGTGCAGGTGGCCGTAGACGACGGCCGCGGCGCGGTAGCGCACGGGCCAGTCGGCGGTCGCCTCGGTGCCGCACCACAGGGCGAACTCGGGGTAGTGCAGGATGCGCGTGGGTTCGCGGACGACCGGCCAGTGGTTGATGAGGACGGTCGGCAGTTCGGGGTCGAGGGCGTCGAGCCGGTCCTTGGTGAGCGCGACGCGGGCGCGGCACCAGTCCTCGCGGGTCGCGTACGGATCCGGGTGCAGGAGCACCTCGTCCGTGCAGACCACGCCGGTCTCGTACGCGTACGCGAGCGCGTCCTTCTTGGTGTGCTTGCCGGCGGGCCGGAACGTGTAGTCGTACAGCAGGAACAGCGGGGCGAGCACCGCGGGGCCGCCCTCGCCGCGCCACACCGGGAACGGGTCCTCGGGGGTGTGCACGCCGAGGCCCCGGCAGAGTTCCACGAGGTGGCGGTAGCGGGCCTCGCCGCGCAGTTGGTTCGGGTCGTCGCGGGGCGTCCACAGCTCGTGGTTGCCGGGCGACCAGATCACGGTGTCGAAGCGGTCGGTGAGGGTGCGCAGCGCCCACTCGATGTCGCTCATCATCTCGCCGATGTCACCGGCGACTATCAGCCAGTCGCCCTCGTGTTCCGGCCAGAGCTCGTCGACGAACTTCCGGTTCTCGGCATAGGCGATGTGCAGGTCACTGATGCCGAACAGCCTCGGCGTCCGTCGGGATGCGGCAGATGTCGTCACCACGTGAGGCTAACCGACGCGCGCCGTCGCCCCGCAGTCGCGCCCCGGGTGCTCCGCGCGACCTCGGTGCGCGGTCGGCGACCACGGTCTAAGGTGCCCGAAGGGCGGTTCTGGTCATGGACGGGGGCTTGAGTGGACGCCGGCACGGTGGGGCTGCGGATCGCGTCGTCGGTGATGGTGCCGCTCGTGAAACGGTTGCTGCTGCCGCCCAAGAGCCTGCCGGGAGCCGAGTTCGGCGAGCGGCCGGTGCGCATCGGGCGGCTCCTGTCCTTCACCGGCGACAGACGCGTCCTCAGCGAGGCCGATCTCTACCAGCTCGCCCGGGAGTTGGTGCGCCGCGCGATGCGCGCCGCGGGCCCGCACGACCCGCCCATCGCGCCCGACGAGCAGAACGCCGTCGGCTACGCCCTCGGCCACACCCTGCGCGCCCTCGGCGAACTCGACATGGACGACGTGCAGGCCTACGACCTCGGCCCGGAGAAGCTCGCCGCCGCCCTGGTCCGTGCCAGCGCCCCGGAGACCCGCGCCCTGCTCAGCACCGACGCCGCCCGCCTGCACGACCGGCTGCTCGTCACCGCCTGTCTGCACCTGGTCCACCAGTTCAGCAAGCGCCCCGGCTTCGAGGCCCGCACCCAGGTCGAGCTGCGCCGCAGCATCAGCGAGCAGAAGGAGCAACTGCGGCTGCTGCTCGAGCGGCTGCCCGCGACCCTCGCGGAGGACACCGACTTCGAGCAGACCTACGCCGACTACGTGGTCCGCAGGCACAGCAGCCTCACCATCCACGGCGTCGACCTGCACGACCCGCAGAGCCAGGCCTGGCCGCTGGAGACCGCCTATCTGAGCCTGGAGGCCGCGCCCGCCCGCGACCCCGCCGAACAGGTCCCCGGCGCGGGCAACGGCGACCCCGACGGCCGCGGCGCCGACCCGGACCCGGAGTCCGAGCGCACCGCGGGCCCCGTGGAGGCGGCCCTGGCCGCGCACGACCGGGTGCTGCTGCGCGGCGTCGCCGGGACCGGCAAGACCACGCTGGTGCAGTGGATCGCCATCACCACCGCCCAGCAGGACCGGGTGCCGGGTCATCTGCCGCAGCTCCTCGGCCGGGTGCCGTTCGTGCTCCCGCTGCGCACGCTGGCCCGCGAGGACACCGAACTGCCCATGCCGGACGGCTTCCTGAAGTGGATCGACTGCCCCCTGACCGGCAGCGAACCCAAGGGCTGGGCGGTGCGGGTCCTGCAGGCGGGGCGCGGCATGCTCCTGATCGACGGGGTCGACGAGATCCCGGAGGCGGAGCGGCCCCGCGCGCGTGCCTGGCTCGCGAAGCTGCACTCCGCCTTCCCCGGCAATCTGTGGCTGGTCACGACGCGGCCCTCCGCGCTGCCCAGGGACTGGCTCGGGCGCGAGGGCTTCCGCGAGTTCACGCTCACCCCGATGCGGCCGGGCGACGTACGCAGGTTCGTGCGGCGCTGGCACGAGGCGGCGGGCGCGGGCGAGGAACTCGCGGGCAAGCTGCTTCCGCTGCTGCGGGCCTCGCCGGAGCTGAGCCGTCTCTCCACCAACCCGCTGCTGTGCTCCCTGATGTGCGCGCTGCACCGTGAGCGCCGCGGCTTCCTGCCGCCGGGCCGGATCGCGTTGTACGAGGCGGCCCTTTCGATGCTCCTGGAGCGCCGCGACCGCGAGCGCGACCTGTACGGCCGCAAGCCGCCGCCACTGGACCAGATGTCCGCGACGGAGCCCCTGAAGCGCCTCGCGTACTGGCTGATCCGCAACGAACGCACCATCCTGCGGCGGCAGGACGCCGTCGACCTGATCGAGCGGCTTCGCCCGTCCGTGCCGCAGCTCGCCACCGTCGGCACGTCCGACGACGTGCTGCGGCTGCTCCTGGTGCGCACCGGCCTGCTGCGTGAACCGGCCGAGGGCGCCGTGGACTTCATCCACCGCACCTTCCAGGACTTCCTCGGCGCGAAGGCCGCTCTGGAGGAGCACGACATCGGCGTCCTGGTCGCGCACGCGCACGTCGACCAGTGGGAGGACGTCCTGCAGATGGCCGTCGCCCAGGCCCGGCCCGACGAGCGCGCCGACCTCCTGACCCGGCTCACGGGCCGCGCCGACCGCGAGGAGGACGACACGGTGCGCGCCCGGCTCCGGCTGCTCGCCCTCGCCTCCCTCGGCCAGGCCACCCGCCTCGACCCGGAGGTCCGCAGGACCGTCGAGGAGCGCGCCGCGCAGCTCCTGCCGCCGCGCAGCATGCGCGAGGCCAGGGCTCTCGCGGAGACCGGGGCGCTGCTGCTCGGCCTGCTGCCCGGGGCCGACACGCTCACGGGCGACGCCGAGGTCACGACGGTCCACGCGATCTGCCGCATCGGCGGCGACGCGGCCCTGACCCGGCTGCGCGAGTTCGTGACCACACGGCAGCCCGCGGTGCGCTCCCAGCTCCTCGCCCACTGGGACCGGTTCGACACCGACATGTACGCCGAGGAGATCATCAAGCCGCTGCTCGCGGCCGGCGCGGGCGAGGCCGTCACGGTGCGCTCGGCGGCGGAGCTGAAGGCGCTCAGCGCGATGTCCGGGTACGAACGCGTGGTGCTCCAGGGCGACTTCACCGATCAGGAGATCCTCGGCGCGCTCGACACGGACCGGCTGCGCGAGCTGCGCCTGCGCGGCAACATGCGGCTGACCTCGCTCGGCTTCCTGTCGGCGTTCCCCGCCCTGGAGGCCCTGGCCCTGCACGGCTGCCGCGCCATCAGCGACACGGCGCCGCTGACCCGGCTGCCCCTGCTGCGCCGCCTCACCCTCACCGACCTGCCCCAGCTGGAGCCCCTCGCCCGGCTCTCGGCGTGCCCGCGCCTCGACTCGCTGCTCCTGGGGGCCGCCGTGCCCTGGCGGGGCCTGCGGGACCTGCCGCGGCCGAGTGCGCTGCGGCTGCTCGCGCTGCCGCCGGACGCCGTCGAACTGAACGCCATCACCGCCCTCACGGAACTGCGCGAGCTACGGCTGCACAACGCCAGCGACCGGCTCCGCCCGGACGACTGGGACGCGCTGCTCGCCGAGTTGCCCGCGCTGCGCACCCTGCGCCTGTCGCACGAGCAGCTGAGCATGATGCTGTTCCCTCCGGGTGCCCGCATTCCGCAGCTCACCGGCCTCGACGTGCGTTCGCGGCCCGGCGCGGCGGTGTCGCTGCGGCGGATCGCGCGCCGCCTGCCGGGCCTGGAGGAGGTCCACCTCTCTCTGTTCGACACGGTCGACCTGGTGCATCTGGCGGGGCTCCCGGCACTGCGGCGGGTGCGGCTCGACTATCCGGGCGAGGTGCACCACGCGGACGAGTTGCCGGCGCGGGTGGAACTGACGGTGCGACCGCGGCACTGAGGAGCACACGCACGGCTTGGTGTGCGCCCTCGCTGCTCCGCGCGTGCGCCCCCGCTGCTCGGTGCGTGCGCCCCTGCGCGCGACCCGAGTCCACGCCCCTCCGCGCGCCCGTTCCGGAGCCGTTCCTGACCGCTGCCGACCCGCATCCAACGACAACTGGGCGACTCCTGACCGAAAACCCATCGGAATCAAGCCGTCCGCAGCCCGCCGTCCGACCGCCCTCCACCCTCCGTACGACCTCGGCCCGACCGGCCCTCGCCCCGCTCCGCCGCGAGCCCGCGATCGCACGGCGCACCGTGTCACGGATCCGCCGTAATATGCCCGATCAGCTCGCCCGTAAGCCCTGGCCAGGGGATAGTGGGAGGTGTAACTTCTTTCACCCTCAATGCAGTTGACTGTGGCAAGGAGCGACGAAGGAGCAGCGAAGAGGGCGCGGCGCAGGACCGCCGAACCTGCGAGAAAGCGACCCCGGCGGGCGGCCAAGGACGGGAGCGGAATCCGGCGAGATGCACACATCCGAAACGCCTCGGCTGTACG from Streptomyces flavofungini includes:
- a CDS encoding tetratricopeptide repeat protein gives rise to the protein MDSVANNISGGTFRDVIQAEHVTVRGCVSGQVRAPRVPFMAPAAPGRLVDRLPVRAALDRLADAGADRAAAEVVVVTGPPGIGKSGAVLHWSALRRGDFPGGVLYADMSPRGALDPADTRSVLESFVAALGTPRAEMPAEPAPLAAYYRHLTAHEPCLVLLDDVVTAGQVPPLLPGHPGSMVVLTSRLLLNGLRTVLPGSEPVYVRLAGLDDASCQELFLDTAGRAVTAELTTQGKELLRSVIPAFAGLPAAARLAGARAADPLEGGVEEFVRRLLALPTFQEALTVPDDPHTYSLRSVFEDSYAALDPASAAVFRGLGLNPTPEFADALVDELAGGPDAGARARRTLLNGNLLERPAPGRCRMNGLLHEYAGALARTDTDEAAAVAARITGWYLRRAAAAEHLVSGRWRRAEIFRRPAFLEGVFADETEALDALEPDRENAAALTGLEYARGHDRTVCDLAEALRGFFFRRKHHTLWVEVAERAVRAAERIAGAGVGDGAGPQAGAGDGAGDGAGVSAGPAAGDAAVPDDAALVLARCHYELAFALFDQGGAESVERAGHHYGLALRRARAAGHVRTESSALEGLGQVAVEQGRPQDALDCFRQALRALGDLAHPRGRALLQYHMGRAASAAHLHEEAAAALLGARRLFAELPVPDRYNEARALTRYAQARLAADRADEAVAPLDEAITLLQERGAPKEEADARLTRGDAWAARGAQGRAREDWRAALDTYRRLGSVGAAGARERLGEGADS
- the qcrB gene encoding cytochrome bc1 complex cytochrome b subunit, which gives rise to MSERARSTGPGKRDAGPGKGERVADWADGRLGVHTLARTQMRKVFPDHWSFMFGEICLYSFLILILTGVWLTLFFEPSGIEVEYNGSYEPLKGVLMTRAFESTVDISMEVRGGLLIRQIHHWAALVFVAGMLVHMMRVFFTGAYRKPREINWVFGWTLLMLGLITGLTGYSLPDDLLSGTGIRFAQGAILSIPVVGTYLSFFLFGGEFPGHDIIPRLFAVHVLLLPGIMLGLVVAHLILVFYHKHTQFAGPGRTEKNVVGAPFLPVYVAKAGGFFFLVFGVLALMGAIATINPVWALGPYRPDLVGTGAQPDWYLGFSEGLIRVMPGWEINAWGHTLQLGVFIPFALFPLIMAAIGAYPFIEAWITKDRREHHIAERPRNAPVRTGLGVAWLTLYGVLMVGGGNDLWATHFHLSINAITWFVRVAFFVAPPLAFVVTHRICLGLQRRDRDKVLHGRESGRIKRLPHGEYVEVHEPLSQAERYRLTAHEQPRPHEVEPLVDANGVARKVPRSERLRTRLSRAMYGPGAQVPKATAEEYRRIHSGDGHP
- the dgoD gene encoding galactonate dehydratase → MKIDRVETFLVPPRWLFCRVQTDDGVIGWGEPVVEGRAEVVRAAVDVLAEYLIGKDPLRIQDHWQVLTKGGFYRGGPVLSSAVAGIDQALWDIAGKTYGAPVHALLGGPVRDRARVYAWVGGDEPAVLAEHIAEQVEAGFTAVKMNAAGATSPLTTPAETAAVVDRVAVAREALGPDRDVAVDFHGRFTPASARRALAELAPLHPLFAEEPLLPDQSHLLPALVAASPVPVATGERLYSRAEFLPALTAGIAVAQPDLSHAGGITEVQRIAALAETHGALLAPHCPLGPIALAASLQLAFTTPNFLIQEQSRGIHYNKSADLLSYVVDTEPFRFTDGHAHRTDLPGLGVTVDEAAVRAADRSGHAWRNPVWRHPDGSFAEW
- a CDS encoding SDR family NAD(P)-dependent oxidoreductase, with translation MNPSAHAERPAAPSGARFTGRVAVVTGGASGIGAATAVRLAAEGAAVVVCDVDAGRGEPVAEGIRAKGGSAVFVRADVAEAGDWEQVVAAAHGFGPVGVLSSNAYACEVAPAHAMTRASWEHQLAVNLTGAFLGFKAVLPDLRAHRGAVVLTSSVHAHTGIPGRPAYAASKGALLSLCGQLAVDYGPEVRVNAVVPGPILTPAWGDVGEADRARSVEGTAAGRFGAPGEVAAAIAFLAADEASYVTGTSLTVDGGWSVVKDSA
- a CDS encoding metallophosphoesterase family protein produces the protein MTTSAASRRTPRLFGISDLHIAYAENRKFVDELWPEHEGDWLIVAGDIGEMMSDIEWALRTLTDRFDTVIWSPGNHELWTPRDDPNQLRGEARYRHLVELCRGLGVHTPEDPFPVWRGEGGPAVLAPLFLLYDYTFRPAGKHTKKDALAYAYETGVVCTDEVLLHPDPYATREDWCRARVALTKDRLDALDPELPTVLINHWPVVREPTRILHYPEFALWCGTEATADWPVRYRAAAVVYGHLHIPRTIWHEGVPHVEVSVGYPREWQRERHPSPRLRQILPAPRPAGS
- a CDS encoding NACHT domain-containing protein; this encodes MDAGTVGLRIASSVMVPLVKRLLLPPKSLPGAEFGERPVRIGRLLSFTGDRRVLSEADLYQLARELVRRAMRAAGPHDPPIAPDEQNAVGYALGHTLRALGELDMDDVQAYDLGPEKLAAALVRASAPETRALLSTDAARLHDRLLVTACLHLVHQFSKRPGFEARTQVELRRSISEQKEQLRLLLERLPATLAEDTDFEQTYADYVVRRHSSLTIHGVDLHDPQSQAWPLETAYLSLEAAPARDPAEQVPGAGNGDPDGRGADPDPESERTAGPVEAALAAHDRVLLRGVAGTGKTTLVQWIAITTAQQDRVPGHLPQLLGRVPFVLPLRTLAREDTELPMPDGFLKWIDCPLTGSEPKGWAVRVLQAGRGMLLIDGVDEIPEAERPRARAWLAKLHSAFPGNLWLVTTRPSALPRDWLGREGFREFTLTPMRPGDVRRFVRRWHEAAGAGEELAGKLLPLLRASPELSRLSTNPLLCSLMCALHRERRGFLPPGRIALYEAALSMLLERRDRERDLYGRKPPPLDQMSATEPLKRLAYWLIRNERTILRRQDAVDLIERLRPSVPQLATVGTSDDVLRLLLVRTGLLREPAEGAVDFIHRTFQDFLGAKAALEEHDIGVLVAHAHVDQWEDVLQMAVAQARPDERADLLTRLTGRADREEDDTVRARLRLLALASLGQATRLDPEVRRTVEERAAQLLPPRSMREARALAETGALLLGLLPGADTLTGDAEVTTVHAICRIGGDAALTRLREFVTTRQPAVRSQLLAHWDRFDTDMYAEEIIKPLLAAGAGEAVTVRSAAELKALSAMSGYERVVLQGDFTDQEILGALDTDRLRELRLRGNMRLTSLGFLSAFPALEALALHGCRAISDTAPLTRLPLLRRLTLTDLPQLEPLARLSACPRLDSLLLGAAVPWRGLRDLPRPSALRLLALPPDAVELNAITALTELRELRLHNASDRLRPDDWDALLAELPALRTLRLSHEQLSMMLFPPGARIPQLTGLDVRSRPGAAVSLRRIARRLPGLEEVHLSLFDTVDLVHLAGLPALRRVRLDYPGEVHHADELPARVELTVRPRH